GTATGGAGGCATCGATTACGAATTTTATGTCACCTGGGGATACGATTATAGTACTCTCTGCGGGGAAGTTTGGGGAGAGGTTTGCTGAGATAGGGAGGGCGTATGGTCTGAATGTTGTAGAACTGAAGGCGGAGTATGGGAAAGACATTAAAGCGGAAGAGGTGAGGGAAGCGCTGAAGAAGTATCCTGAGGCGAAAGGGGTGTATACGGAGTACAGTGAAACTTCGACGGCGGTTGCTTTTGATGTGAAGGGTATAGCGAGTGTGGTGAGGGAGACGTCTGCCATCATGGTGGTGGATGGGATTACGGCGATTGGTGCGATGGAGTTTGAGATGGACGAGTGGGGTGTAGATGTAGCGATTGCTGGTGCGCAGAAGTCGTTTATGATACCGGCGGGTTTAGCGTTTGTTGCGTACTCTTCGAAGGCTGAGAAGCTGATGAAGGAGGCGAAGCTACCACGTTTTTACTTTGATTTAGCCAAAGAGAGGAAAAATCTTGAGAAGAAGACGACAGCGTGGACGCCTGCCATTAGTCTTTTTATGGGGCTTAATGTAGCGCTGAAGATGATGCTTGAGGAAGGCATGGAGAATGTGATCAAGCGGCATTATCTTGTAGCGGAGACGTTTCGTCAGGCTGTCCAGGCGATAGGGCTTCATTTGTTTGCGGATGTACCGAATGTACGTCCTTCGGATTCGGTGACAGCGATTCGAGTGCCTGAGGGTGTGGATGGTGCAAAGATTCCGGCGTATATGAGGAACAAGTATGGTGTGACGATTGCTGGAGGCCAGGGTTCGATGAAAGGGAAGATCTTTCGCCTTGGGCATCTTGGGTATGTGGATAAGTCGGATATTGTGGTTGAGCTTCAGGCGATGGAATTAGCGTTGAAGGAGCTCGGGTATACGTTTGAGCTTGGCAAGTCTGTGGCGGCTGCGCAGGAGTATATTCTCAAAAACTTTCCTGTGCCAAACGTGGCTGTCTCTGAGGCAGGAGACTGATATCGAAACCAAAAACCCTCCCGTTAAGGGAGGGTTTTTTTAGTCTT
This sequence is a window from Thermospira aquatica. Protein-coding genes within it:
- a CDS encoding pyridoxal-phosphate-dependent aminotransferase family protein, which produces MMKRFLCAPGPTAVPSEVLVEMARPLMHHRTPQFSEVVAENAEMLKKVFKTSSPVLTLTASGTGGMEASITNFMSPGDTIIVLSAGKFGERFAEIGRAYGLNVVELKAEYGKDIKAEEVREALKKYPEAKGVYTEYSETSTAVAFDVKGIASVVRETSAIMVVDGITAIGAMEFEMDEWGVDVAIAGAQKSFMIPAGLAFVAYSSKAEKLMKEAKLPRFYFDLAKERKNLEKKTTAWTPAISLFMGLNVALKMMLEEGMENVIKRHYLVAETFRQAVQAIGLHLFADVPNVRPSDSVTAIRVPEGVDGAKIPAYMRNKYGVTIAGGQGSMKGKIFRLGHLGYVDKSDIVVELQAMELALKELGYTFELGKSVAAAQEYILKNFPVPNVAVSEAGD